A window of Aurantibacillus circumpalustris genomic DNA:
ACGGGCGCTTGAATTTGTGGTGGGTTGCGCCATTGTTGTAGCCTGTGCGAACATGTCGTCAGATGCAGTAAAATATGGCGTTCAAAGATATCGTCCCACTCATAATCTCGAAATTAAAACTCAGGTACATATTGTAAATGACTATTCAGGTGGTAAATATGGATTCTTTTCTAGTCATGCCGCCAACACATTTGGCTTGATTACATTTATTTTTTTCTGTGTAAACTGGATTCGTATTCGTTTTAAATTACTGTTATTCGCTTACCCCATAATTATTTCGTACAGCCGTATTTATTTGGGTGTGCATTACCCCAGCGATATTTTTATTGGAATGCTCGACGGATTGCTATTTGGAATGCTTGTTTATTACATCATGAACACTTATTTTTTCAAGACCAATGAACAAACTGTCTAATATTATTTGCTCTTTCTTTTTAGTGCTTGTTGCTAAAGCTCAACTGCCCAACACAGACATTTGGTTGTTTAAAATTGAAACTGATAAATTAAAACAATTTATTTTAAAGGATCCTCTAAACATTACGAATCACGAGGGCTACGACAATCAACCTTGCTTTTCTCCCGACGGAAAAAAAATTTATTATGTAAGTGGTAAAGACGACGGGCAGACCGAAGTGTTTTACTATGATATAAAAAAGAAAAAAAATGTT
This region includes:
- a CDS encoding phosphatase PAP2 family protein yields the protein MIDWLEKLDRILFLKINALHTPLLDTFMWHMSESWHTYLAVIVVAYAFYKKFSPKRALEFVVGCAIVVACANMSSDAVKYGVQRYRPTHNLEIKTQVHIVNDYSGGKYGFFSSHAANTFGLITFIFFCVNWIRIRFKLLLFAYPIIISYSRIYLGVHYPSDIFIGMLDGLLFGMLVYYIMNTYFFKTNEQTV